Below is a genomic region from candidate division KSB1 bacterium.
ACGATTGGAAGTTTAGTCGCCCAAGCGATCACAACGGCTGAGAAGTTGACAGATGATTATGAAATCATATTGGTGAATGATGGCAGCCGGCAGATGACGGTGGATGTGTTGAACCACTTGGAAAAGACCTACGATAAGGTCCGAGTGGTTCATCATGAGAAGAACCGTGGATATGGTGGTGCACTGCGGACTGGATTTAAGGAATGCAAAAAGGACCTAATTTTTTACACCGATGGGGATGCGCAATATGATGTCACAGAGCTGACAAAGCTATTTGAGCGAATGAACGGTAAGGTCGATATTGTCAACGGATGGAAGATCAAACGTTCAGACCCGTTTTATCGGGTGATTATCGGGAAGTTCTATCATTATTTCACCAAATGGCTGTTCGGGTTTAAGATTCGAGATGTGGACTGTGATTTTCGGTTGATGAAGCGCGAGATCTTCGATAATATTGAATTGGAATCGGATAGCGGCTTAATCTGCGTCGAGATGATCAAAAAGATGACCGATGCTGGTTATGTATTTGACGAGGTGGGGGTGACGCATCATTTTCGACCCAGCGGAAAGTCGGAATTTTTCAATTTCAAACGGATTTTTCGCGTTGGCGTGGATATGATGAAATTGTGGTGGAAGATCCAGGTCAAGAAACAATATGCTCGCCCTGCAAAAAAAATTCAAAGCGCCGCTGCAAAGCCAGCACCATCAATCGCTGAGCCAGATCGACAAAGCA
It encodes:
- a CDS encoding glycosyltransferase family 2 protein, which encodes MKKSLSIFFPVYNDWATIGSLVAQAITTAEKLTDDYEIILVNDGSRQMTVDVLNHLEKTYDKVRVVHHEKNRGYGGALRTGFKECKKDLIFYTDGDAQYDVTELTKLFERMNGKVDIVNGWKIKRSDPFYRVIIGKFYHYFTKWLFGFKIRDVDCDFRLMKREIFDNIELESDSGLICVEMIKKMTDAGYVFDEVGVTHHFRPSGKSEFFNFKRIFRVGVDMMKLWWKIQVKKQYARPAKKIQSAAAKPAPSIAEPDRQSNIVTNQAA